One Synechococcus sp. JA-2-3B'a(2-13) genomic window carries:
- the cobT gene encoding nicotinate mononucleotide-dependent phosphoribosyltransferase CobT — translation MLPFPCVKAYTQPAVARRWCERVQGSRPLFLACLGFTETALVPGISAAGATPSLRRYTALADGEVLLAGHSHRLPTSPDGYPSPVVISCAILRELGIPCRVFDCGLPEPLPGAEMVSSGGVARCLSTGQALSLEQVGSLWQEGYDRGSRLEQGYCVIGECVAGGTTTALAVLLGLGWAAEGMVNSSHPVCNHAQKLALARQGLARLPRGASAAEVVAAVGDPMQPFVAGLAMGAAQRGAVLLAGGTQMLAVLALMQRWGEEQGIPWPPENVVVGTTRWVAEDPSGNTVALAELLGVAPLLATQLSFANSRYLPLQAYERGYVKEGVGAGGLAIASSLYAGWGQAELLAAVERSYERLVLQAGSKGAMVNPSRSNC, via the coding sequence ATGCTTCCGTTTCCTTGCGTTAAGGCTTACACTCAGCCGGCTGTGGCCCGGCGGTGGTGCGAACGGGTGCAGGGATCCCGACCTCTGTTTCTGGCCTGCTTGGGGTTTACCGAAACGGCTCTTGTTCCGGGCATTTCGGCTGCCGGCGCTACCCCCTCCTTGCGTCGCTACACAGCTCTTGCCGATGGGGAAGTGTTGCTGGCGGGCCATTCTCACCGCTTGCCCACCTCTCCGGATGGCTATCCTTCCCCAGTGGTGATCAGCTGCGCCATCCTGAGGGAGTTGGGGATCCCGTGCCGAGTGTTCGATTGTGGCTTGCCGGAACCTTTGCCGGGGGCAGAAATGGTGAGCTCTGGGGGAGTGGCCCGCTGCTTGAGCACAGGACAGGCTCTGTCTTTGGAGCAGGTGGGATCCCTTTGGCAAGAAGGGTACGACCGCGGATCCCGGCTGGAGCAAGGCTACTGTGTGATTGGGGAGTGTGTGGCAGGGGGCACCACCACGGCGCTGGCGGTGTTGTTGGGACTGGGGTGGGCAGCAGAGGGCATGGTAAACAGCAGCCACCCGGTCTGCAACCACGCCCAAAAGCTGGCCTTGGCCCGGCAGGGATTGGCCCGTCTGCCAAGGGGAGCTTCTGCTGCTGAGGTGGTGGCGGCAGTGGGGGATCCCATGCAGCCCTTTGTGGCCGGGTTGGCGATGGGCGCAGCGCAGCGGGGAGCGGTGCTGCTGGCGGGGGGAACCCAAATGTTGGCGGTGCTGGCCTTGATGCAGCGCTGGGGGGAAGAGCAGGGGATCCCTTGGCCCCCAGAGAACGTGGTGGTGGGAACCACCCGCTGGGTGGCAGAGGATCCCTCGGGCAATACGGTGGCCTTGGCAGAGTTGTTGGGGGTTGCTCCCCTTTTGGCCACCCAACTGAGCTTTGCCAATAGCCGCTATCTGCCTCTACAGGCTTACGAGCGGGGCTATGTCAAGGAAGGGGTGGGGGCGGGTGGGCTGGCCATTGCCAGCAGCCTTTACGCCGGTTGGGGCCAAGCGGA
- a CDS encoding DUF1825 family protein, with amino-acid sequence MSFFDSEIVQEEAKQLFQDFQNLMQLGQRYGQFDREGKKIFIEQMEELLERQRIFMKRLELSDDFMAQMTIKQLQTQLGGFGLSLTQMFDQMHQTLERMKAEADAER; translated from the coding sequence ATGAGCTTCTTCGACTCTGAGATCGTCCAAGAGGAAGCCAAGCAACTGTTTCAGGATTTCCAAAACCTGATGCAGCTTGGTCAACGGTACGGCCAATTCGACCGGGAAGGCAAAAAAATCTTCATCGAGCAGATGGAGGAGTTGCTGGAGCGCCAGCGCATTTTCATGAAGCGGCTGGAACTCTCCGACGACTTTATGGCTCAAATGACCATCAAACAACTGCAAACTCAGCTTGGGGGGTTTGGGCTCTCCCTGACCCAAATGTTTGACCAGATGCACCAGACCCTAGAGCGCATGAAAGCTGAGGCAGACGCTGAGCGTTGA
- a CDS encoding Fur family transcriptional regulator, with protein MSSSRQTRNQKLILEVLEQQSQPLSAQEIFLELRNANHTVGLATVYRVLDALRNEGKLQAVNLGDQQTYYQVLPSNGHNRHHLICTECRRVVPLPDCPVEDLEAQLSSQYQFAIEYHVLDFYGVCAQCRRGVGPSPDSRRSSFLKAKPK; from the coding sequence ATGTCTTCTTCCCGCCAGACCCGCAACCAGAAATTGATTCTGGAGGTGCTAGAGCAGCAGTCGCAGCCCCTTTCGGCGCAAGAGATCTTTCTGGAGTTGCGCAATGCCAACCACACCGTCGGTCTGGCCACGGTTTATCGAGTTTTGGATGCTCTGCGCAATGAGGGCAAGCTGCAAGCGGTCAACTTGGGAGACCAGCAGACCTACTACCAGGTTCTGCCCAGCAATGGCCACAACCGCCACCACCTGATCTGCACCGAATGTCGGCGGGTGGTGCCTTTGCCCGATTGTCCGGTGGAAGATTTGGAGGCACAGCTTTCCAGTCAGTACCAATTCGCGATCGAGTACCATGTGCTTGACTTCTACGGCGTCTGTGCCCAGTGCCGTAGAGGGGTTGGGCCAAGCCCGGACTCACGGCGTTCCTCTTTTCTCAAAGCTAAGCCCAAATGA
- a CDS encoding AbrB family transcriptional regulator, translated as MMSYLWTVLIGLAGALIGVKLRLPAGALVGSMVAVGLVNVWGAIPIPAPPAGIRFAMQVVLGILLGTKLTADTLLALKDLWRPALLCTVIAVSTGVLSGYLISRWLGIERLTAILGTAPGGISDMSLIALDMGAQTSTVVVMHLARLISVVVVVPWVVRLLVQPGTS; from the coding sequence ATGATGAGCTATCTCTGGACGGTGTTGATCGGGCTGGCCGGCGCCCTGATCGGGGTCAAGCTGAGGCTTCCGGCGGGAGCACTGGTGGGCTCCATGGTGGCGGTGGGTTTGGTGAATGTCTGGGGGGCGATCCCAATTCCCGCTCCCCCAGCCGGGATCCGTTTTGCCATGCAGGTGGTGTTGGGCATTCTTTTGGGTACTAAGCTCACTGCCGATACGCTTCTGGCCCTAAAAGATCTGTGGCGACCGGCCCTGCTCTGTACGGTGATTGCGGTGAGCACAGGGGTCTTGTCGGGGTACCTGATCTCCCGTTGGCTGGGGATCGAGCGCTTGACTGCCATCTTGGGCACAGCTCCAGGAGGCATTTCCGACATGAGCCTGATAGCCCTGGACATGGGAGCCCAAACCAGCACAGTGGTGGTCATGCACTTGGCACGCCTGATCAGTGTCGTCGTGGTCGTCCCCTGGGTGGTGCGACTGCTCGTTCAGCCGGGCACGAGTTAG
- a CDS encoding chorismate pyruvate-lyase family protein translates to MELSPSPLTYHADAAGSPWSATLCSADGSLGNVSSGQGDWWPLQLHWQGEADPVQPELVQVDPVLRLLLLGDGFTTRNLAALIQEPIQAHLLDTGRVDLQAEQGTAPKSMQQLARDLGRLGSPLMRRRVWLCGATSQQPLLYATSWWNSEHLAQYLPHPDQPIGQNLIQEKLETFRELRGLYHGEADPVARLLQCPGPFWARHYLLLHRGQPLTVIYEVFSPRLAARALSR, encoded by the coding sequence TTGGAACTTTCCCCTTCTCCCCTCACCTACCATGCCGACGCTGCCGGATCCCCTTGGAGCGCTACTCTCTGTTCTGCAGATGGCTCTTTGGGGAATGTCTCCTCCGGCCAGGGTGATTGGTGGCCTCTACAACTGCACTGGCAGGGGGAGGCAGATCCGGTGCAACCTGAGCTGGTACAGGTGGATCCCGTGCTGCGCTTGCTGCTTTTGGGGGATGGCTTTACCACCCGTAATCTTGCTGCCTTGATCCAAGAGCCGATTCAGGCTCATCTGCTGGACACGGGCCGGGTTGATTTACAGGCAGAGCAGGGCACTGCCCCCAAGTCCATGCAACAGCTGGCCAGAGATTTGGGGCGGCTGGGATCCCCTTTGATGCGGCGGCGGGTTTGGCTGTGCGGGGCAACCTCTCAACAGCCCTTGCTCTATGCCACCTCTTGGTGGAACTCTGAACATTTGGCCCAATACTTGCCCCATCCCGATCAGCCCATCGGCCAAAATCTGATCCAAGAAAAACTGGAGACCTTTCGCGAGCTGCGCGGCCTTTACCACGGCGAGGCAGACCCGGTTGCCCGGCTGCTGCAGTGTCCCGGTCCCTTCTGGGCTAGGCATTATCTTTTGTTGCACAGGGGCCAGCCTTTGACCGTCATCTACGAGGTGTTTTCTCCACGGCTGGCCGCAAGGGCCCTGTCCCGCTAG
- a CDS encoding DnaJ domain-containing protein: MPTLPASPTYYQQLGLSPQASLEEIKAAYRQRARELHPDRLPADIPAGLRQLAQREFLQLQHAYRVLSDSQQRRAYDLSLMSKPLPPHAPVQVVLEPTATSVSWLALLSAGLIGAALCLAGLALWNALNPAQDLDAAGRVALQAPANPDPSPSPRPDSGWDGDLPATSSETMTSAPASLSEATSPPSSEQIDRFARTLLAVQPLLESTQNRLQQANSSEERRQIEQQFEAAAAEIIVAHQLTPEDYQRISASAQLDPQVAAAITAAVRRWRSPSR, encoded by the coding sequence ATGCCTACTCTGCCTGCTTCCCCCACCTACTACCAACAGCTGGGGCTTTCTCCCCAAGCCAGCCTGGAGGAGATCAAAGCTGCCTACCGCCAGCGGGCACGCGAACTGCACCCGGATCGGTTGCCTGCCGATATCCCCGCAGGGTTGCGGCAGTTGGCCCAGCGGGAGTTCCTCCAGCTACAACACGCCTACCGAGTTCTCAGCGATAGCCAGCAGCGTCGGGCTTACGATCTCAGCCTCATGTCCAAACCCTTGCCTCCTCATGCGCCGGTGCAGGTGGTGCTTGAGCCGACTGCGACCTCTGTCAGTTGGCTCGCCCTCTTGAGTGCTGGACTGATAGGGGCTGCTCTGTGTTTGGCGGGCTTGGCCCTTTGGAATGCCCTCAACCCGGCCCAAGACTTGGACGCAGCCGGCAGAGTGGCCCTCCAGGCTCCTGCCAACCCGGATCCCTCTCCCTCGCCCAGGCCAGACTCCGGATGGGATGGGGATCTGCCCGCAACCTCTTCAGAGACGATGACCTCGGCCCCGGCTAGTCTTTCTGAAGCCACCTCTCCACCTTCTTCTGAGCAGATTGACCGCTTTGCCCGCACCCTCCTGGCGGTGCAACCTCTTCTGGAGAGCACCCAAAATCGCCTCCAACAGGCCAACAGCAGCGAGGAACGTCGGCAAATCGAACAACAGTTTGAGGCTGCTGCTGCCGAGATCATCGTCGCCCATCAACTGACCCCAGAGGACTATCAGCGCATCTCCGCCAGCGCCCAATTGGATCCGCAGGTGGCAGCCGCCATCACCGCAGCCGTGCGCCGTTGGAGGTCTCCGTCGCGCTAG
- a CDS encoding photosystem II high light acclimation radical SAM protein, with amino-acid sequence MASNLKIQKILYVRLPCNPIFPIGVVYLADHVHKLFPQVEQRIFDMGTFPPLDFRRRMLEQIDQFQPDLLVFSWRDIQVYAPVNGRAGNLLQHSFEFFYARNPLKKLRGSLNSLRLVLAYYGEIWRNTRLVWQGIRRARRYKPHAEAVLGGGAVSVFYEQLGRYLPKGTIISVGEGETLLEKVIQGQSLAAERCYRAKLEQPRPGLIHEPPQPLQKTACDYTYITAIWPEIDYYLEGGDFYIGVQTKRGCPHNCCYCIYTVIEGKQVRLNPVDEVIREMMQLYERGVRNFWFTDAQFIPAHRYIEDAEELLQKILDAGMTDIRWAAYIRADNLTPKLAELMVKTGMSYFEIGITSGSQELVRKMRMGYNLRTVLESCRYLKQAGFNDLVSVNYSFNVIDERPETIRQTVRYHRELEAIFGRDKVEPAIFFIGLQPHTHLEDFARKIGVIDDRFNPMHMTPWTARKLLWNPEPLGSFFGEVCLEAWDRNPHDFGREVMDILERRLGLAELEEALSAPLTGVYVS; translated from the coding sequence ATGGCCTCGAACCTGAAGATTCAAAAAATCCTCTATGTGCGGCTGCCCTGCAACCCCATTTTTCCCATTGGGGTGGTTTATTTGGCCGATCATGTCCACAAGCTGTTCCCCCAAGTTGAGCAGCGCATCTTCGATATGGGCACCTTCCCGCCCTTGGATTTTCGCCGCCGCATGCTGGAGCAAATTGATCAGTTTCAGCCGGATTTGCTGGTTTTCTCTTGGCGAGATATTCAAGTCTATGCGCCGGTGAACGGGCGGGCCGGCAACCTGTTGCAACACTCTTTTGAGTTTTTCTACGCCCGCAACCCCCTGAAAAAATTGCGGGGATCCCTGAATAGCCTCAGGCTGGTGCTGGCCTACTATGGCGAGATTTGGCGCAACACCCGGCTGGTCTGGCAGGGGATCCGCAGAGCCAGGCGCTACAAACCTCACGCTGAAGCGGTGTTGGGGGGTGGGGCAGTCAGCGTCTTCTACGAACAATTGGGCCGCTATCTGCCCAAAGGCACCATCATCTCGGTAGGGGAGGGGGAAACCCTGCTGGAAAAAGTGATCCAAGGGCAAAGCCTTGCTGCAGAGCGTTGCTATCGGGCCAAGCTGGAGCAGCCTCGCCCAGGTTTGATCCACGAGCCGCCTCAACCTCTGCAAAAAACCGCCTGTGATTACACCTACATCACCGCCATTTGGCCGGAAATTGACTACTACTTAGAAGGGGGCGACTTTTACATTGGGGTACAAACCAAGCGCGGCTGCCCCCACAACTGCTGCTACTGCATCTACACCGTCATCGAAGGCAAGCAGGTGCGCCTCAACCCTGTGGATGAGGTGATCCGAGAAATGATGCAGTTGTACGAGCGAGGAGTGCGAAACTTTTGGTTTACTGACGCCCAGTTTATCCCTGCCCACCGCTACATTGAGGATGCGGAGGAATTGCTGCAGAAAATCCTTGATGCCGGCATGACCGATATTCGTTGGGCTGCCTATATTCGGGCCGACAACCTCACCCCAAAGCTGGCCGAGCTCATGGTGAAAACTGGCATGAGCTACTTCGAGATCGGCATCACCAGCGGATCCCAGGAACTGGTGCGCAAAATGCGCATGGGCTATAACCTGCGCACGGTACTGGAGAGTTGCCGCTACCTCAAACAGGCAGGATTTAACGACCTGGTTTCGGTCAATTACTCCTTTAATGTTATCGACGAGCGACCGGAAACCATTCGGCAAACAGTACGGTACCATCGCGAGCTGGAAGCCATCTTTGGTCGCGACAAAGTTGAGCCGGCCATCTTCTTCATCGGCCTGCAACCCCACACTCATCTAGAAGATTTTGCTCGCAAAATCGGTGTTATCGACGACCGCTTTAACCCCATGCACATGACTCCTTGGACGGCGCGCAAACTGCTCTGGAACCCAGAACCCCTGGGATCCTTTTTTGGGGAAGTGTGTCTGGAAGCCTGGGATCGCAACCCCCATGATTTTGGCCGCGAGGTGATGGATATTCTGGAGCGTCGTCTTGGCCTGGCAGAGTTGGAAGAAGCCCTGAGCGCGCCTCTAACAGGGGTTTACGTGTCTTAG
- a CDS encoding serine/threonine protein kinase yields MAPEGPIWHSRYRPERRLSKRNGRHTYLAQDLLTSEQVVIKLLLFGPDFDWADLKLFEREAQILQTLSHPAIPEYRDHFEVSFEGGRGLALVQTYIDAPSLQEWMEQGRRFAEPEVRDLAQKLLRILVYLHELHPPVIHRDLKPSNILLGSDQQVYLVDFGSVQAAAPREQGSYTVVGSYGYMPLEQFGGRTVPASDLYSLGATLIHLLTGQHPADLPQEGARIVFEQAVHLSSPFRDWLRWMTEPVVADRPASARQALEALEHLDRRPALIPSDAAAVPTRQPAGSRIQLHKSEQTFQVVIPARQTDVLLLLSIVSSITFSAIMLVGLVPFPGNLVFGLFMLPFWTVGLVMVGVILYGLFGKVHLRIDTKYIRLVYEVFGLRFRRVPPSRRWDIDRLELIPCQSPQLNIWAGNRKYELGAGIPLQEPELEWLASELSRWLKIPVERRKV; encoded by the coding sequence ATGGCTCCAGAGGGCCCAATTTGGCACAGTCGCTATCGGCCAGAGCGGCGATTGAGCAAGCGCAACGGCAGACACACCTATCTGGCCCAGGATTTGCTCACCTCGGAACAGGTGGTGATCAAGCTGCTGCTCTTTGGGCCAGACTTTGATTGGGCCGACCTGAAGCTGTTCGAGCGGGAAGCCCAGATCCTGCAGACCCTCTCCCATCCAGCCATTCCTGAATACCGCGACCACTTCGAGGTTAGCTTTGAGGGAGGACGGGGCCTAGCCCTGGTGCAAACCTACATCGACGCCCCCTCTTTGCAAGAGTGGATGGAGCAAGGGCGGCGCTTTGCCGAGCCGGAGGTGCGGGATCTGGCGCAAAAGCTGCTGCGCATTCTCGTCTACCTGCACGAACTCCATCCCCCCGTCATTCACCGGGATCTCAAGCCCAGCAACATTCTCTTGGGATCCGACCAGCAGGTGTATCTGGTGGACTTTGGCTCGGTTCAGGCGGCTGCTCCACGGGAGCAGGGATCCTACACCGTGGTGGGGAGCTACGGCTACATGCCCCTGGAGCAATTTGGCGGCAGAACCGTGCCCGCTTCCGACCTCTACAGCCTGGGTGCCACCCTGATTCACCTGCTCACCGGCCAACACCCGGCGGATCTGCCCCAGGAGGGAGCCCGGATTGTGTTCGAGCAAGCGGTGCACCTGAGCTCGCCCTTTCGCGACTGGCTGCGGTGGATGACGGAACCTGTGGTGGCGGATCGTCCTGCTTCCGCCCGGCAGGCCCTGGAGGCGCTGGAGCATTTGGATCGTCGTCCCGCCTTGATTCCCTCAGACGCAGCAGCAGTCCCTACTCGACAGCCAGCAGGCAGCCGGATTCAACTGCACAAGTCCGAACAGACCTTTCAGGTGGTGATCCCGGCCCGGCAAACCGATGTTTTGTTGTTGCTGTCTATCGTCTCCTCCATCACCTTTTCCGCGATCATGTTGGTTGGGCTTGTGCCTTTTCCGGGCAATCTGGTGTTTGGCCTATTCATGCTGCCCTTCTGGACGGTGGGGTTGGTGATGGTGGGCGTGATCCTCTACGGTCTATTCGGCAAAGTCCACCTACGGATCGACACAAAATACATTCGCCTGGTTTACGAGGTGTTTGGCCTGCGCTTTCGCAGAGTTCCCCCCAGTCGGCGATGGGATATTGACCGGCTAGAGCTGATCCCATGCCAAAGCCCACAGTTGAACATCTGGGCGGGCAACCGCAAATACGAGTTGGGAGCGGGGATCCCTTTGCAGGAGCCAGAGCTGGAGTGGTTGGCCTCGGAACTAAGCCGTTGGCTGAAGATCCCAGTTGAACGGCGAAAGGTGTAG
- a CDS encoding TIGR00297 family protein: protein MWQAWLLSQWGVALWLNLALVVLGLLSPQKALTRAGVIHAGLLGLLVWGGLGGRGYAVVAAYFLVGTAVTKLGIRRKQAQGIAEKREGARGPENVWGSALTGAVCALGYAFFPHPLWWLGYSASFAAKLADTVSSEVGKAYGRKTFLITTFQSVPAGTEGAVSLEGSLAGVAAAAGMAGLAWGIGGEWVGGSPFWLVICWLAGILATLAESWMGVVLQPRLAWMSNEVVNGIQTTLAALLAVGLGALLGIGS, encoded by the coding sequence ATGTGGCAAGCGTGGCTTCTGAGTCAGTGGGGGGTGGCACTCTGGCTCAACCTGGCTCTGGTGGTGCTGGGTCTGCTGAGCCCTCAGAAGGCTTTGACGCGAGCAGGGGTCATCCACGCGGGCCTGCTGGGCCTGCTGGTGTGGGGGGGGCTGGGGGGGCGGGGCTACGCGGTGGTAGCTGCCTATTTTTTAGTGGGAACAGCCGTAACCAAACTGGGGATCCGGCGCAAGCAGGCGCAGGGGATCGCCGAAAAGCGAGAGGGGGCACGAGGGCCGGAGAACGTCTGGGGATCCGCTTTAACCGGGGCAGTATGTGCGCTAGGATACGCTTTCTTCCCGCATCCCCTGTGGTGGTTGGGATACAGCGCCAGCTTTGCAGCGAAATTGGCCGATACCGTCAGCAGCGAGGTGGGGAAAGCCTATGGCCGCAAGACCTTTTTGATCACCACCTTCCAGTCCGTGCCGGCGGGCACAGAAGGAGCCGTGAGCCTAGAGGGATCCCTGGCGGGAGTGGCGGCAGCGGCAGGGATGGCCGGGTTGGCCTGGGGGATTGGCGGGGAATGGGTAGGGGGCAGCCCATTCTGGTTGGTCATCTGCTGGCTGGCCGGGATCCTGGCCACCCTGGCGGAAAGCTGGATGGGAGTGGTGTTACAACCCCGTTTGGCCTGGATGAGCAATGAAGTGGTGAACGGCATTCAAACAACCTTGGCCGCTCTCCTGGCCGTGGGGTTGGGAGCGCTTTTGGGGATCGGATCCTGA
- a CDS encoding ribulose bisphosphate carboxylase small subunit has translation MQTLPKERRYETLSYLPPLTDLQIIKQVQYILDQGYIPAIEFNESSEPTVRYWTLWKLPLFSATSPQEVLSEVQACRSAYPNCFIRVVGFDNIKQCQVLSFLVYKPSGLR, from the coding sequence ATGCAAACCTTACCAAAAGAGCGCCGCTACGAAACCCTCTCCTATCTGCCGCCGCTGACGGATCTGCAGATCATCAAGCAGGTGCAGTACATCTTGGATCAGGGCTACATCCCGGCCATAGAGTTCAACGAATCGTCTGAACCAACGGTTCGCTATTGGACGCTGTGGAAGCTGCCCCTGTTCAGCGCCACTTCTCCCCAGGAGGTGCTCAGCGAAGTGCAGGCTTGCCGCAGCGCCTACCCCAACTGTTTCATTCGCGTGGTGGGGTTCGACAACATTAAGCAGTGCCAGGTGCTCAGCTTCCTGGTCTACAAGCCCAGCGGCCTGCGCTGA
- a CDS encoding RuBisCO chaperone RbcX — translation MDLKQIAKDTAKTLISYLTYQAMRTVLAQLSETDPPRALWLQQFSARQNLQDGEAYLRALLAERPELAYRIMTVREHIAAEVVDYLPEMAKAGIQQANMEHRRNHLERITSATGSLPVTHPEAGSPPQNPRLETE, via the coding sequence ATGGATCTGAAACAGATCGCCAAAGACACCGCCAAGACCTTGATCAGCTACCTGACTTATCAGGCGATGCGCACGGTGCTGGCTCAACTGAGCGAAACAGATCCCCCCAGGGCTCTTTGGCTACAGCAGTTCTCCGCTCGGCAAAACCTTCAGGATGGGGAAGCCTACCTGCGGGCTTTGCTGGCTGAGCGTCCTGAGTTGGCCTATCGCATCATGACCGTTCGTGAACACATTGCTGCGGAGGTGGTCGATTACCTGCCGGAAATGGCCAAAGCCGGCATCCAGCAAGCCAACATGGAGCACCGCCGCAATCATCTAGAACGGATCACCTCAGCAACAGGATCCCTACCCGTTACCCACCCGGAAGCGGGATCCCCCCCACAAAACCCTAGGCTCGAAACGGAGTGA